A stretch of the Psychroserpens sp. Hel_I_66 genome encodes the following:
- a CDS encoding polysaccharide deacetylase family protein, whose product MAGHLVISLDFELHWGVFDHKSVSDYFENLKNVTLVIEKLLELSDNYNIKLTFSTVGFLFAKDKDELLHHIPKKKPTYTLESLNPYKIIDSIGYNEADDPFHYAKSLIRKIENDCNHEIGTHTFSHFYCHAEGQTPEQFDQDLNAAIHIAKPLQINSIVFPKNQINPNDEFDKPYLDICKKYGITNFRGKEKSFIYNIHSSKKYRNLFIFKALKPLDAYFNITGYNTYNLNEVNKNYIIFNIPSSRFLRPYNLKLRYFESLKLRRIKKAMTHAAKNNEVYHLWWHPHNFGTHIEENFKNLETIFETYQSLNKTYNFKSETMTGLTKKLTSN is encoded by the coding sequence ATGGCAGGTCATTTAGTAATTTCATTAGACTTTGAGTTACATTGGGGAGTGTTTGACCATAAATCGGTTAGTGATTATTTCGAAAATCTCAAAAACGTGACTCTTGTAATTGAAAAATTATTAGAACTAAGTGATAACTATAATATTAAACTAACATTTTCTACCGTAGGATTTTTATTTGCAAAGGATAAAGACGAATTGCTTCATCATATTCCAAAGAAGAAACCGACATATACTTTAGAATCCTTGAACCCTTATAAAATAATTGACTCAATTGGCTACAATGAAGCTGATGATCCTTTCCATTATGCAAAATCTTTAATTCGGAAAATTGAAAATGATTGCAATCACGAAATTGGCACACATACCTTTTCTCATTTCTATTGTCACGCAGAAGGTCAAACTCCAGAGCAATTTGACCAAGATTTAAATGCAGCAATACATATTGCTAAACCATTACAAATCAATAGTATCGTTTTTCCGAAGAATCAAATAAATCCCAACGACGAATTTGATAAACCTTACCTAGATATTTGTAAAAAATATGGAATAACCAATTTTAGAGGAAAAGAAAAATCGTTTATCTATAATATACACAGTTCAAAAAAATATCGTAACCTATTTATTTTCAAAGCATTGAAACCTTTAGATGCTTATTTTAATATTACAGGCTATAACACTTATAATTTAAATGAAGTCAATAAGAATTACATAATATTTAATATTCCGTCAAGTCGGTTTTTAAGACCTTATAATTTAAAACTTAGATATTTTGAAAGTCTTAAATTGAGGAGAATCAAAAAGGCCATGACCCATGCAGCAAAAAACAATGAAGTTTATCATTTATGGTGGCATCCTCATAATTTTGGAACACACATTGAAGAAAATTTTAAAAATTTAGAAACTATTTTTGAAACATACCAATCACTAAATAAAACTTACAATTTCAAAAGTGAAACAATGACAGGGTTAACCAAGAAATTGACTTCTAATTAA
- a CDS encoding glycosyltransferase family 4 protein, with product MKKIVRITTISDSLKDLLKGQLGYINQYYDVIGVSSDGESLAQTRENEGIRTEVVEMTRTISPIQDIKAVYKLYKFLRKEKPHIVHTHTPKAGIIGMLAAKLAGVKHRFHTVAGMPLLVATGTKRIILNQVEKLTYSCATKVFPNSFGLKEIILNEGFTTEKKLAVIGKGSSNGIDVEHFNSDLFTKSDLETLKAQLEITKEFIFIYVGRLVSDKGINELAIAFNNFSKKYSSKLILVGWRETDLDPLHPTTEMILKQNKDIIQVGYQKDVRPYFAIADVLVFPSYREGFPNVVLQAGAMNVPSIVSNINGCNEIIKENENGLIIPVKDTKAIEGAMQYLIENPEIYQTMQNKSRKLIVENYRHKYVWVELLKEYQKVN from the coding sequence ATGAAAAAAATAGTTAGGATTACCACAATATCAGATTCTTTAAAGGATTTGCTCAAAGGTCAATTAGGTTATATTAATCAATATTATGACGTTATTGGTGTCTCAAGTGATGGAGAATCACTAGCTCAAACAAGAGAAAATGAAGGTATTAGAACAGAGGTCGTAGAAATGACGAGAACCATCTCCCCAATTCAAGATATTAAAGCTGTTTATAAATTATATAAATTTCTTCGGAAAGAAAAACCACACATCGTTCATACACATACCCCAAAAGCTGGTATTATTGGAATGTTAGCTGCTAAACTAGCGGGTGTTAAACATCGTTTTCATACCGTTGCAGGTATGCCTCTATTAGTCGCCACTGGAACTAAAAGAATAATTTTAAACCAAGTTGAAAAACTGACCTATAGTTGTGCGACCAAAGTATTTCCAAATTCCTTTGGTCTAAAAGAAATAATTTTGAATGAAGGTTTTACAACAGAAAAAAAACTTGCGGTCATTGGTAAAGGAAGCAGTAATGGGATTGATGTAGAGCATTTTAATAGTGATCTATTTACAAAGTCTGATTTGGAAACACTAAAAGCTCAATTAGAAATAACTAAAGAATTTATCTTTATTTACGTAGGTCGTTTAGTTTCAGACAAAGGGATTAACGAATTAGCAATAGCTTTTAATAATTTTTCAAAAAAATACAGTTCCAAATTAATACTTGTTGGTTGGCGTGAAACTGATTTAGATCCATTACATCCAACAACAGAAATGATATTGAAACAAAATAAAGACATCATACAAGTTGGTTATCAAAAAGATGTTAGGCCTTATTTTGCAATAGCCGATGTGCTGGTTTTTCCTAGTTATAGAGAAGGGTTTCCAAATGTTGTATTACAAGCTGGAGCAATGAATGTGCCTAGTATTGTTTCTAACATAAATGGTTGCAATGAAATCATAAAAGAGAATGAAAATGGATTAATTATTCCAGTAAAAGATACCAAAGCAATTGAGGGTGCGATGCAATACCTTATTGAAAATCCAGAAATCTATCAAACTATGCAAAACAAATCTAGAAAATTAATCGTGGAAAATTACAGACATAAATATGTTTGGGTCGAGTTATTGAAAGAGTACCAAAAGGTTAATTAA